In Myxocyprinus asiaticus isolate MX2 ecotype Aquarium Trade chromosome 3, UBuf_Myxa_2, whole genome shotgun sequence, the following proteins share a genomic window:
- the zgc:55461 gene encoding beta-tubulin family protein, producing MREIVHLQAGQCGNQIGAKFWEVISDEHGIDPTGTYHGDSDLQLERINVYYNEATGGKYVPRAVLVDLEPGTMDSVRSGPFGQVFRPDNFVFGQSGAGNNWAKGHYTEGAELVDSVLDVVRKEAESCDCLQGFQLTHSLGGGTGSGMGTLLISKIREEYPDRIMNTFSVVPSPKVSDTVVEPYNATLSVHQLVENTDETYCIDNEALYDICFRTLKLTTPTYGDLNHLVSATMSGVTTCLRFPGQLNADLRKLAVNMVPFPRLHFFMPGFAPLTSRGSQQYRALTVPELTQQMFDAKNMMAACDPRHGRYLTVAAVFRGRMSMKEVDEQMLNVQNKNSSYFVEWIPNNVKTAVCDIPPRGLKMAATFIGNSTAIQELFKRISEQFTAMFRRKAFLHWYTGEGMDEMEFTEAESNMNDLVSEYQQYQDATAEEEGEFEEEGEEELA from the exons ATGAGGGAAATTGTTCATCTGCAAGCTGGTCAGTGTGGAAACCAAATCGGTGCCAAA TTTTGGGAGGTGATTAGTGATGAGCACGGAATTGACCCAACGGGAACTTATCATGGAGACAGTGATCTGCAGCTGGAGCGGATTAATGTGTACTACAATGAAGCCACTG GTGGAAAGTATGTTCCCCGTGCTGTTCTTGTTGACCTGGAGCCTGGAACCATGGATTCAGTAAGATCTGGACCATTTGGGCAGGTCTTCAGGCCAGATAACTTTGTCtttg GTCAGAGTGGTGCTGGAAATAACTGGGCCAAGGGTCATTACACAGAAGGAGCTGAGCTTGTAGACTCTGTTCTGGATGTGGTCCGTAAGGAAGCAGAGAGCTGTGACTGCCTACAAGGCTTCCAGCTCACCCACTCCCTTGGTGGAGGTACTGGGTCAGGCATGGGCACCCTCCTTATCAGCAAAATCCGTGAGGAGTACCCAGACCGCATCATGAACACCTTTAGTGTGGTACCCTCACCCAAAGTCTCAGACACTGTTGTGGAGCCTTACAATGCCACGCTGTCTGTCCACCAGCTGGTGGAGAACACAGATGAAACGTACTGTATTGACAATGAGGCGCTATATGATATCTGCTTCCGTACGCTCAAACTTACTACGCCCACCTACGGTGATCTCAACCACCTCGTTTCTGCCACAATGAGTGGGGTCACCACCTGCCTGCGCTTCCCTGGCCAGCTCAACGCTGACCTGCGTAAACTGGCTGTCAATATGGTGCCTTTTCCCCGTCTGCATTTCTTCATGCCGGGCTTTGCCCCTCTCACCAGCAGGGGGAGTCAGCAATACAGAGCTCTTACAGTGCCAGAGCTCACCCAGCAGATGTTTGATGCCAAGAACATGATGGCTGCTTGTGACCCCCGCCACGGCCGCTATCTCACCGTTGCTGCTGTTTTCCGAGGCCGTATGTCCATGAAAGAAGTGGATGAGCAGATGCTGAATGTCCAGAACAAGAACAGCAGCTATTTTGTGGAGTGGATCCCAAACAACGTCAAGACTGCTGTTTGTGACATCCCACCTCGTGGCCTCAAAATGGCTGCCACGTTCATTGGCAACAGCACCGCCATCCAGGAGCTGTTCAAGCGCATCTCCGAGCAGTTCACGGCTATGTTCAGGCGTAAGGCATTCTTGCATTGGTACACTGGTGAAGGAATGGATGAGATGGAGTTCACTGAGGCAGAGAGCAACATGAACGACCTGGTGTCTGAGTACCAGCAGTACCAAGATGCAACTGCAGAAGAGGAGGGCGAGTTTGAGGAAGAAGGAGAGGAGGAGCTTGCATAA
- the glipr2 gene encoding uncharacterized protein glipr2 isoform X3 has product MAGREAVESWYSEIKDYNFCRPGFSSKTGHFTQVVWKDTKEIGVGLATDGTTTFVVGQYLPAGNITNAGYFQRNVLPAGSPIDSKSSGTANRGGQVHGPSDIYTTRPPSVPRSTETSPPGAKREPHLVSSSSKDSSFENEFLQTHNAYRKNHGASPLNINKNLSRSAQEWAEHLLSIRTLKHSNGEYGENVYYAWSSATKKLTGREAVESWYSEIKDYNFSRPGFSSKTGHFTQVVWKDTEELGVGLATDGKTTFVVGQYLPAGNISNAGYFERNVLPAGSPVELKSTPSADRVGQALVALSIRPNPLPSPSHTSGPSHKSQTPQSSSSKGEDLSQFRQSLLEAQNHYRRQHGARLLSLCPILCKEAQDWAAHLISINALKNSGKGHGENMSYKWTSNMVPPTGKEIAESWYKESAKYNFANPGFQSGAGNFTQMIWKSTEQFGVGLASDGKGKFITVAFYKPPGNITNPGYFQDNVKPAGR; this is encoded by the exons GACGAGAGGCAGTGGAAAGCTGGTACAGTGAAATTAAAGACTACAACTTCTGCAGGCCGGGATTCAGCTCCAAAACAG GTCACTTCACACAGGTAGTGTGGAAGGACACAAAAGAGATAGGTGTGGGACTGGCCACTGATGGAACCACAACTTTTGTGGTGGGTCAGTACCTTCCTGCAGGAAACATCACCAATGCGGGCTATTTTCAGCGGAATGTCTTACCGGCAGGTTCCCCTATAGACTCAAAGTCCTCTGGTACTG CCAACAGAGGTGGACAAGTGCATGGACCATCTGACATCTATACAACGAGACCACCATCAGTTCCTCGCAGTACTGAAACATCACCACCAGGGGCCAAGAGGGAGCCTCATCTGGTTAGCAGCAGCTCAAAAG ACAGCAGCTTTGAGAATGAATTCCTACAAACTCACAATGCATACCGCAAAAATCATGGAGCCTCACCcctcaacataaacaaaaaccTGAGTCGCTCTGCACAGGAGTGGGCGGAACACCTTCTGTCAATCAGGACCCTCAAGCATAGCAATGGAGAGTATGGAGAGAATGTGTACTATGCCTGGAGTTCAGCTACCAAAAAACTCACAG GACGAGAGGCAGTGGAAAGCTGGTACAGTGAAATTAAAGACTATAACTTCAGCAGGCCTGGATTTAGCTCCAAAACAG GTCACTTTACACAGGTGGTGTGGAAGGACACAGAGGAGCTGGGAGTTGGATTAGCCACAGATGGAAAAACAACCTTTGTGGTGGGTCAGTACCTTCCTGCAGGAAACATTAGCAATGCTGGCTATTTTGAAAGAAATGTCCTACCAGCAGGCTCGCCTGTAGAGTTAAAATCCACCCCATCTG CTGACAGAGTTGGACAAGCACTTGTTGCTCTCAGCATCAGGCCAAATCCATTACCTTCACCATCTCACACTTCTGGACCATCACATAAGAGTCAGACTCCACAGAGCAGCAGTTCAAAAG GTGAGGACTTGTCCCAGTTTCGTCAGTCTCTCCTTGAGGCTCAAAATCACTACAGACGGCAACATGGGGCACGGCTTCTCTCGCTATGCCCCATCCTCTGTAAAGAGGCTCAGGATTGGGCAGCACATCTGATTAGCATTAATGCCTTGAAGAACAGTGGCAAAGGTCATGGCGAGAATATGTCATACAAATGGACGTCCAATATGGTGCCTCCAACAG GAAAAGAGATTGCTGAATCGTGGTACAAGGAAAGTGCAAAGTACAACTTTGCAAACCCTGGCTTTCAAAGTGGAGCTG gTAACTTTACCCAGATGATCTGGAAGTCTACAGAGCAATTTGGGGTTGGCCTTGCATCAGATGGAAAAGGCAAGTTCATTACTGTGGCCTTTTACAAACCCCCTGGTAACATCACCAACCCTGGCTACTTCCAGGATAATGTCAAACCTGCTGGAAGGTGA